The window GAGGCTCAGCCCCAGCGGGCCAGCTCGGCGAGGATCCGGTCCTGCCAGGCGTGGCCCCGTCCCTCGGAGCAGCCGCCGTTGGCCAGGATGACGAAGGCGTAGCGCTGGCCGCTCCGGGCTTCGACGTAGCCGGTGAGGGTTACGACACCCGCGATGTTCCCGGTCTTGGCGAAGACCTTCCCGCGGGTGTCCGCCCCGAGCATCCGGTAGCGGAGGGAACCGGCCATGTCGCCCGTCACGGCGAGCGTCGGCTCGAACGCCTGGAAATGCCGCCACCGGGTTGCGAGGGCCTGGAGGAAGTCGAGGTAGGCCGCCGCCGTCGAGCGGTTCTCGCGCGAACGACCCGAGCCGTCGGCGATCCGGTAGCGGGACGGGTCGAGTCCGAGTGACCGGAGGAACTCGGCGACTTCGCTCCGGCCAGCTTCCCAGGTTCCGGACCCGCGCCTCTCGGCCCCCAGCGTCTTCAGGACCTGCTCGGCGTAGAAGGACTGGGACCTCTTGTTGCAGACGGCGAGCACGGGGAGGATCGGGGTCTCGTGGACGTGAAGGACCGTCTGCGGTGTGCCCTGCCTGGGCGCCTGCGTCCGGACCTCGGGGGGGCCACCCACCTCGATCCCCGTTTCCCGGAGGACTTTCGTGAAGGCCGCCGCGAGGTAGAGAGGCGGGTCCACGACGGTGACGTCGCCCGACCACGTCGTCCGCGAGCCGACGACTCCCGATGCGACGACCCGCGGGCTGCCCGCGCGCCGGGAGACGCCGACGTTCGCCCCTCGCCCGCGATGCGTCGAGACCCGGCCGACGACCGACATGAGGAACGGCTGCGCCGGGTAGAAGCCCAGGCTGGCCCTCCCGCCGGGGCGGAACGCACCCGTCACCCGGACGAGGACGACGTTGTCGTTGTAGGACAGGGCCGAGACCGGGGCCTGCCACCAGTGCTGCTCCTGCGCGGCCGGCCAGTCCGGGTGCGTCCTCTCGTCGTCGAAGAAAGAGGTGTCGAGGAGGAGGCCATCCCGGATCGACCGCACCCCGCGTGCCGCCAGGGCCTCGGACCAGGGACGAAAGACGGCCCACGGATCGTTGTCGTAGAGGCGCCCGGAAATGGCCGGATCGCCCCCGCCGCGAATCACGAGACGCCCCGGCAGGGTCCCGTCCGGCAGGAGCTCTCCCTCCCGCAGCAGAGTCGTACGGAACCGGTAGCCGGGTCCGAGCCGGTCGAGGGCGGCCGCGGTCGTGAAGAGCTTC is drawn from Holophagales bacterium and contains these coding sequences:
- the dacB gene encoding D-alanyl-D-alanine carboxypeptidase/D-alanyl-D-alanine-endopeptidase, translating into MTTRERKRSRSWGAVWVVAVLAFSGGPAESASSRKATAPRKLTVFRPAREMTLSERLAAVARRGPVRDRSQVAVAIAPVGQPVVFSYNADAELILASTTKLFTTAAALDRLGPGYRFRTTLLREGELLPDGTLPGRLVIRGGGDPAISGRLYDNDPWAVFRPWSEALAARGVRSIRDGLLLDTSFFDDERTHPDWPAAQEQHWWQAPVSALSYNDNVVLVRVTGAFRPGGRASLGFYPAQPFLMSVVGRVSTHRGRGANVGVSRRAGSPRVVASGVVGSRTTWSGDVTVVDPPLYLAAAFTKVLRETGIEVGGPPEVRTQAPRQGTPQTVLHVHETPILPVLAVCNKRSQSFYAEQVLKTLGAERRGSGTWEAGRSEVAEFLRSLGLDPSRYRIADGSGRSRENRSTAAAYLDFLQALATRWRHFQAFEPTLAVTGDMAGSLRYRMLGADTRGKVFAKTGNIAGVVTLTGYVEARSGQRYAFVILANGGCSEGRGHAWQDRILAELARWG